The DNA window aatctattaaaatatgtttatgttttatgtacCAATttcttatactttaaaaattatagggTAAGTTTATGCatcaattaatgaataaaaaattaaagacaaaGAAAGCTTTTGTTTCTCAATTAATCAATGTTTATCACTTGatgaaaaaatcatttatatatttaataaataataaaaaatcaatagatacaataaatagaatgtggttttaaaatttcaaatcacTTTGAATTTcgaagcgtttttttttaatttcactgcAGTAAGACAAATCACTAGAACTCTTAACTGGGTGATTTAAAATTCTATATGACATTAGGGGCTTATTAGACACAGTTGaaggtaaagttaaaaataataaatttgtttaaaaaatatttattgcttagttctcaattaattttcatttgcagtaacaaattacaaataatgtaaAGCTATGTACACAATGTCGATGACATTAACATGGTATCAGTTCGTTCGCTACAAACTAACGGCACAATTTCCATTctaatctaaattatataaataagcacCTTACATAAATAAGCTAAAAGTCTTTCTTTTCTAAAAAAGGCAATAATTGCCCACTAGTAATACTTACTgagattaagaaaattaaaatttcattttaatacagATCACAAAGCAATcggaataaatatttgaatagtcgaaataaataataagtaagatCGAAGATATATTTACAAGGAAGTAAACAAAGAACTTAAGTACACGAAGTGTTGCAGAGGAACTTATTAAATActctcaataaattaatatttaccaaCTACAGAATACTAAATATCACAGAGAAAGTACCCATTACTTAATCAACGTTACGTTTCGTCAAGAAATTCATAATCCAACGTCTCATGTTAGAGAGCAAATAACTATCCTAACATTAAATAAGTACAAAAGCGACATACAGACACGGAATAAATTAAGTAACcaacacattaaatatttcgaTTGTTTTTGAAACGTTTGTTGCCCAATTTCTCATTCATCTTCGCGTGGAAAACTGCGCATTTTCTATCGCTCTTCTTATTCATCGGACATCTGAATTCGGAATACcagttgtttaataaatttccgTATCCTCTGAATGCTATGTAGTCGTTTTTAAGGCACTGAGTTGCGTCAACTTTCTTATCCAAGGCGTCGAGTTTCATGCGGTTCTTGTCAAAGGGCGGTATCGGCATATTGACGGCGATCATATTTTCTTGTATTTCCGCAATGGTGCTGTACAACTTTTCCAACGTATCAGTGAGAAGCTTCTGTCGAACGACGATGTAGTTCGTGAAAGGATCGTCCGATAAATCCAGTTGCACGTTCAGTAAGAGTTTGAAGAGAACTTCGTATTCCTTCAGAGTTTTGTAGAGTTTCGGCATTAAGTACGTGAACTGTAACAAAGAGAAACAATTATTAGCATGTATAGTCATTACCATAAGCTTTATTCATTCTCACTGACGGCGTGAAGATATTTAAGTtagaattaataaagtatttatattgcgAATAGTTTGCGACGCGGCCAATTCGTGTCGAGGCTGTATAATCTATAAGTATTTGTGATTGTATAACTCGTATAACTATTCTCGTGACATTATTGAGGAACCATGTTATATTGCGTCGCGGTTGAAGATAACTCGTTACTATATAGAAGGTGCATACAAAATGAACTAAAGAGAAAAgcgttttaatttcaaatgtacatattaaaataatcctaATCGATTATAACATAATTCTCAGTGTTTATTCGATTCCAATAAAtccattatttcttattatatcattcattacataataaatagtattctaAGAAAAACACATAAACAGAAGTGGTATAGTTTAGTTTAAACGACTAACTATTATACTCgctgtatgaaaaaataatattttaaaaataattgtaaaatttcaatcaataaatGGATGTGATTTTAGACATTTCGCTTTTAACACTTCATATGAATTCTGTTTAATTGAACTTTATGTACAAATGGCAGTTGGATGAcgtaattttatactatttcaCATGATTTATAGATAAGGaagtaaattgaaaatgtttattagtatACCACTAATAACAAGCCTTTGTTGCAATCACTAAGTTTTAATAAGCAAACAATTGAAcggtaaacaattttattataaaacattaatacgcCGGCTATCGTTCAATTAATCGGTTAATATTAAGCagaagaattataataataaaatcaaaaggacaagtaactaattaaatagtaaaacttaATAAGAAGCAACAAAAACCtagttagtatttaatttttatttatctcgtaTGTTATAAgatgaatttaaatacattattattttgtttaaatagtcTACGtgatataaaaaaggtttacaACCTACGACAATAGAGTCGGTAGACATTGCTTTATAATGATGGatatatttcaagtaaataCTAGACAGGCCGGTTTGCCTTAAGCTGTACAACTatcatttgatattattgtttctttttactgtaatacaatatatatttctatttaaacttATGTGAATCAActgtttatatacaaatattattattcaaacttcTCATATAAGTAAAGCAAAATATTCTAAAGCGATTAAATACTTTGCACATTAAAtgacaaatacatatacatgtatttgtcatttaattttgtacaaataaacaacaccaaatgatgtattaattattataaattcatttaatgcttccttttattaatttatatttttatttgtctacaCTGAAGTATTGACATGTTATAACTAATTGTAAACATAGCGCCgtgataatgtatgtatgtaatataaaaatatcaccaatcaattaatttaatgcaaaaaaataaccCAGTTCCAATGATCGTCAATTAAATTGTTGttaagaaaaatgtaattttccGCTTTAAAATGTAATCCTATAATTTCGATTTGGTAAACGTTTATTGCAAATAGTTTACCTTATTGAGAGATTAGGTCATCGACTGAAAATTGAGTAATACGTTTGAGTAATGTTTCAGGAAAACACTACACGGTTCCATTGAATGAATGATAGTTAACTCATTCATATTCCGGGAATGGTGTGGCGCCATTCGTATAAACGATTAACGTAAATCATATCTGGCTAATTCCCCTGAAATAATCATGAATGAACCTGACTCACGTCGAGTACTACAATTGTGACGTATTGCGACTCGTCCTCAACTATAATTACTATTGTTATCCTTCCGTTACTTC is part of the Vanessa atalanta chromosome 10, ilVanAtal1.2, whole genome shotgun sequence genome and encodes:
- the LOC125066891 gene encoding uncharacterized protein LOC125066891 isoform X2, with the translated sequence MDVFLTGFFKRLLVAVSVVIIIAMCLTPAEARSVEHRRRHQRRPDMAQLTKDETMKRPKNPSTEQFKNATRKIKHKLRNTKRFFDQDRKVLNETREYRDGMPSWLPAVNFVDIHFHDYRTSRKVGKSITERKFTYLMPKLYKTLKEYEVLFKLLLNVQLDLSDDPFTNYIVVRQKLLTDTLEKLYSTIAEIQENMIAVNMPIPPFDKNRMKLDALDKKVDATQCLKNDYIAFRGYGNLLNNWYSEFRCPMNKKSDRKCAVFHAKMNEKLGNKRFKNNRNI
- the LOC125066891 gene encoding uncharacterized protein LOC125066891 isoform X1 translates to MNDSCTCCSGCSSWQSATSYKNSFFKRLLVAVSVVIIIAMCLTPAEARSVEHRRRHQRRPDMAQLTKDETMKRPKNPSTEQFKNATRKIKHKLRNTKRFFDQDRKVLNETREYRDGMPSWLPAVNFVDIHFHDYRTSRKVGKSITERKFTYLMPKLYKTLKEYEVLFKLLLNVQLDLSDDPFTNYIVVRQKLLTDTLEKLYSTIAEIQENMIAVNMPIPPFDKNRMKLDALDKKVDATQCLKNDYIAFRGYGNLLNNWYSEFRCPMNKKSDRKCAVFHAKMNEKLGNKRFKNNRNI